In one Silene latifolia isolate original U9 population chromosome 10, ASM4854445v1, whole genome shotgun sequence genomic region, the following are encoded:
- the LOC141607113 gene encoding uncharacterized protein LOC141607113 translates to MRGVDEGGGQKGWKPATRGFVKINVDAGVKEGEEVRTGVVYRDEGGRVLWGLSHNHGVYWEAHVAEAVAVMDGLEEVRRRGHQQVEVESDCLQVMEALRRKEIGRSMFSLIIDDILSLCSNFISVSWSHTCRINNNVAHSLAHLVPRVLGRSVWEGLLPPNANSAVIFDLSLL, encoded by the coding sequence ATGAGGGGTGTTGACGAAGGAGGAGGGCAGAAGGGTTGGAAACCGGCTACGAGGGGTTTTGTTAAAATCAATGTGGATGCGGGGGTGAAGGAGGGAGAGGAGGTAAGAACTGGAGTGGTTTACCGGGATGAGGGAGGTCGGGTTTTATGGGGTCTCTCGCACAATCATGGAGTATATTGGGAGGCTCATGTTGCTGAAGCTGTGGCGGTAATGGACGGTTTGGAAGAAGTTAGGCGTAGAGGGCACCAGCAGGTGGAGGTGGAGAGCGATTGTCTTCAAGTCATGGAGGCGCTACGCCGGAAGGAGATTGGCAGGAGCATGTTTTCGCTCATTATTGATGACATTTTATCGCTTTGTTCCAATTTTATTTCTGTTTCTTGGTCTCATACTTGTCGTATAAACAATAACGTTGCTCATTCTTTAGCTCATTTAGTTCCACGTGTCTTGGGTCGTTCGGTCTGGGAAGGTTTACTCCCTCCGAATGCGAATAGTGCTGTAATCTTTGATTTATCGTTATTATAG